One genomic window of Psychrobacter cibarius includes the following:
- a CDS encoding phosphotransferase, producing MIDTKLNSRLQQLESWLQQVFAGQTFQLDSLPGDASARQYHRIQLSDSNGTTVAHYIVMDSADEQDAMRQFINVTKLMAPAINVPTLIAQDVTKGFLVLQDFGAIEFAHLLVDATPAQIDEHYQLAMQTLVALQTVPVETAKSQHQLPDYDTELLDREMDLFSDWFIPYIGVELDKALWKTLKEALIKEILQQPQVIVHRDYHSRNLMQDQADSSRLGVIDFQDAVIGSYTYDLVSLLRDAYVEWPESQVSAWLNDFWQLQKQAGLTTVDSIKQLENDMNVMGVQRHLKVLGIFIRLSERDGKDRYLADIPKVMRDLMFELEWLEAHGRPHMQRAVAPFNESLRDNILPAYQSKFVQQYI from the coding sequence ATGATCGATACCAAACTCAATAGCCGTCTACAACAATTAGAGAGCTGGTTGCAGCAAGTATTTGCTGGTCAAACGTTCCAACTCGATAGTCTACCCGGTGACGCAAGTGCTCGCCAATACCATAGAATCCAGCTGTCAGACAGTAATGGCACGACAGTCGCACATTATATTGTTATGGATTCAGCGGACGAACAAGACGCCATGCGCCAGTTTATCAATGTGACTAAGCTGATGGCACCGGCGATCAATGTGCCGACGCTCATCGCACAAGACGTGACGAAAGGATTTTTGGTGTTACAGGATTTTGGTGCGATAGAGTTCGCCCATCTGCTAGTTGATGCGACGCCTGCGCAGATAGATGAGCATTATCAGTTGGCAATGCAGACGTTGGTCGCGCTACAGACCGTGCCAGTTGAAACAGCCAAGTCGCAACATCAATTGCCAGATTATGATACCGAGCTATTAGATCGTGAGATGGATTTATTCAGCGATTGGTTTATACCTTATATCGGTGTCGAGCTTGATAAAGCATTATGGAAGACTTTAAAAGAAGCCTTAATAAAAGAGATTTTGCAGCAACCACAAGTCATCGTCCATCGTGATTATCACAGTCGCAATTTGATGCAAGACCAAGCGGATAGCTCGCGTTTAGGCGTGATTGACTTTCAAGACGCCGTCATCGGCTCTTATACTTATGATTTAGTGTCATTGCTGCGAGATGCTTATGTAGAATGGCCAGAGAGCCAAGTCTCTGCATGGCTTAATGATTTTTGGCAGTTGCAAAAGCAGGCAGGCTTGACTACGGTAGATAGCATAAAGCAGCTCGAAAACGATATGAATGTCATGGGCGTGCAGCGACATTTAAAAGTGTTGGGGATTTTTATTCGCTTGTCTGAGCGAGATGGCAAAGACCGCTATTTGGCGGATATACCTAAGGTGATGCGTGATTTAATGTTCGAGTTAGAATGGTTAGAGGCGCACGGTAGACCGCATATGCAACGAGCAGTAGCGCCGTTTAATGAGAGTCTCAGGGATAATATACTGCCAGCTTATCAGAGTAAGTTTGTACAGCAATATATTTAG
- the cydB gene encoding cytochrome d ubiquinol oxidase subunit II — MFNYGDVLDLPLIWGGLIALSVFIYVLLDGFDLGCGILFPFAGSDKNRSRIMNSIAPFWDGNETWLVLGGGGLFAAFPVAYGIIMTGLYLPVTFMLFGLIMRGVAFEFRFKASSRRHVWDTFFFVGSVVATFSQGIMLGALVQGLEASNRLYTGGPFDWLTPFSIVCGFAMIIGYALLGSTWLIIKTEHTLQVWARKVSGWMLSALVVAMIVVTAFMYFSDINALEGWFGFPGLLYLAPMPIIVLLLFFLMRKDLSGEREYRPFLLTVALFLMGYIGVCFAMFPYIVPYQMTIYEAAAADTSLSFMLVGAVIMLPIILSYTAFAYYTFKGKTGHEHMY, encoded by the coding sequence ATGTTTAACTACGGTGATGTATTAGACTTACCTTTAATTTGGGGCGGACTGATTGCTCTATCCGTCTTTATCTATGTATTGCTTGATGGCTTTGATTTGGGCTGCGGCATCTTGTTTCCCTTTGCTGGCTCAGATAAAAACCGTAGCCGCATTATGAACTCTATTGCCCCATTTTGGGATGGTAACGAGACTTGGCTAGTATTGGGCGGTGGCGGCTTGTTCGCTGCTTTCCCAGTGGCTTATGGCATTATTATGACGGGGCTTTATCTGCCTGTTACTTTTATGCTATTCGGTCTAATAATGCGCGGTGTGGCATTTGAATTTCGCTTCAAAGCATCGTCACGTCGTCACGTATGGGACACTTTCTTTTTTGTTGGTTCAGTCGTTGCTACATTCTCTCAAGGTATTATGCTTGGGGCGCTTGTACAAGGTCTTGAGGCAAGCAACCGTCTCTATACTGGTGGGCCATTTGATTGGTTAACGCCTTTCTCGATTGTCTGCGGCTTTGCCATGATTATTGGTTATGCCTTACTTGGCTCTACATGGCTCATTATCAAAACTGAGCATACCCTACAAGTCTGGGCACGCAAAGTGTCTGGCTGGATGCTGTCTGCTTTGGTAGTGGCAATGATCGTCGTCACAGCGTTTATGTATTTTTCAGACATTAATGCTCTTGAAGGCTGGTTTGGCTTTCCAGGTCTATTATATCTAGCGCCTATGCCAATTATAGTTTTACTATTATTTTTCTTGATGCGTAAAGACTTAAGTGGCGAGCGCGAATATCGTCCTTTCTTGTTGACTGTGGCACTGTTTTTGATGGGCTATATCGGGGTTTGTTTCGCCATGTTCCCATACATCGTACCGTATCAGATGACGATTTATGAGGCAGCCGCTGCTGACACCTCACTATCCTTTATGTTAGTTGGCGCCGTCATAATGCTACCGATTATCCTGAGTTATACCGCTTTTGCCTATTACACCTTTAAGGGTAAAACTGGACATGAGCATATGTACTAA
- a CDS encoding peptidylprolyl isomerase, whose protein sequence is MRFFSLRQTSRAVLLSMSASLALTLSAQAATVKPAKSQTPQANAVTAQNNVNRLTPANSTDGIIALVNENAILKSDLIDAITQAQARAQAAGEPIANSAQLQSEVLNALILRELQLSMVKRVGLNPDEAAINQRLSQIAQAEGLTSISALQQRLDAAKPGSYAALRAQLIEDAAIQALQQRQIGNRVRISEQDIDAFLASPEAKRLNQSEYQTIHVRVPYMDDYSRLSEAQRNEALKVAEALRTRLLAPNVDVAEAVAASQGNYPIPLQGGDMGFHKAASLPTELSSEITKLEVGAVSAPLITPEGIDIIKLADKKASDTMLIPQWRTRHILVKVDELQTDALAEQKINDLYEQLRSGADFAGLASTYSDDPGSAGRGGDLDWVSEEDMIGPFEAMMKNTAVGDYSAPFKTQFGWHILKIEGKRQQDVSDQYRRNMARQALYQRLAPQAKEDWLQELRAGAYIQVLG, encoded by the coding sequence ATGAGATTTTTTTCTTTACGTCAAACCAGCCGTGCTGTATTGCTATCTATGAGTGCCAGCCTTGCGCTTACATTGAGCGCCCAAGCTGCCACCGTTAAACCTGCAAAATCACAAACGCCTCAAGCAAATGCCGTGACCGCGCAGAATAACGTCAATCGTTTGACGCCAGCCAATAGCACCGACGGTATTATTGCTTTAGTCAATGAAAATGCTATCTTAAAGAGTGATTTGATCGATGCTATCACTCAAGCACAAGCACGTGCACAAGCAGCAGGTGAACCAATAGCAAACTCAGCACAACTACAGTCTGAGGTGTTAAATGCGCTCATATTGCGTGAGTTACAACTATCTATGGTCAAGCGCGTCGGTTTAAACCCTGATGAAGCGGCTATTAATCAACGCCTTAGTCAAATTGCTCAAGCAGAAGGGCTGACGAGCATCTCAGCTTTGCAACAGCGTTTGGACGCAGCAAAACCTGGTAGCTATGCGGCGCTACGTGCGCAATTAATCGAAGACGCAGCCATTCAAGCCTTGCAACAGCGCCAAATCGGTAACCGCGTGCGCATTAGCGAACAGGATATTGATGCATTTTTAGCCTCGCCTGAAGCCAAGCGCTTAAACCAGAGTGAGTATCAAACGATTCATGTACGAGTGCCTTACATGGATGACTACAGCCGACTATCAGAAGCCCAACGCAATGAGGCGTTAAAGGTAGCAGAAGCTCTGCGTACTCGCCTGCTTGCACCAAACGTTGATGTCGCTGAAGCGGTCGCTGCTAGCCAAGGCAACTATCCTATTCCGCTACAAGGTGGCGATATGGGCTTTCATAAAGCCGCTTCTCTACCTACAGAGCTATCAAGTGAAATTACCAAACTTGAGGTTGGCGCGGTCAGCGCACCATTAATAACGCCTGAAGGTATCGATATCATCAAACTTGCTGACAAAAAAGCCAGCGACACTATGCTGATACCGCAGTGGCGTACTCGTCACATATTGGTAAAAGTTGATGAGCTACAGACAGATGCGCTTGCTGAGCAAAAGATTAATGATTTGTATGAACAGTTACGCAGCGGCGCTGATTTTGCTGGTTTAGCATCGACCTATTCAGATGATCCCGGTTCCGCTGGCCGCGGTGGCGATCTTGATTGGGTGAGTGAAGAAGACATGATTGGTCCATTCGAAGCCATGATGAAAAACACGGCGGTTGGTGACTACTCTGCTCCTTTCAAAACCCAGTTTGGCTGGCATATCTTGAAAATAGAAGGCAAACGCCAACAAGATGTTAGCGATCAATATCGTCGCAACATGGCACGTCAAGCACTTTATCAGCGCTTAGCACCGCAAGCCAAAGAAGACTGGCTACAAGAGCTACGCGCAGGTGCTTACATCCAAGTACTTGGCTAA
- the lptD gene encoding LPS assembly protein LptD — protein sequence MLYSPLYQSIRLILFGALGLSSLTVSAAPSNADTQQTESLITDSSTHYISDVTPDANRSSVQKDSDYNDIRYQNSNNQKTDFQRNASQKAATDNNASDSSFDNTFNESTFSENTFNDSISNENAINESPLDNRPLEITAINESDDQGFVPAADTISTTQNNSTAQLTETTAPKAAQKTGKVDVSDESIQDSLLRLAEFYELTPDTDASTLNNSDNANQDIIQNELTPTPQTIPKVGKNLQLLPNAVDSAQRCEGQWVYPKSNPNYQRAVNEAGATNGQPAPNLNGLPNNQAPLFSESDYGYYDNVDYAELSGNVIINQGTQQIEAEKVLLDLSNGVAAAQGKVMFTDQATGQQVSRNNALDSNAPNRSSNNSQANFTEKASKGGLIGVADSLNYNTETGQSTANDVAFASVELQAHGYAKRLNRPNDSQYELDDVMFSTCPPTNRKWQFDAKSIDLDTDTGRGEAYNTTFRIADVPVFYLPYFNFPIDNRRTSGFLLPNASISSESGLEVDIPYYFNLAPNYDATLNTHIYTDRNPMVSGEFRYLTESYGEGIFNGSYLPNDKEYNDEDRSSFFYDHYWSSKSIPRLSGDAKYSYVSDSDYLNDFDTLGLSDSTINLPRRARVNYYNDYVDGELKVETFQTLDAFTSNGKPLEDKDKPYSRLPQLKLDYRLPWAKSFDITGVHDSAYFKKSIDDGSENEKSGGRIYNKLSAVYPMEKSWGYIKPKLSLQHLYTSYDEDSLADNQLSDKDGSQSVFVPQASIDAGLNFYQAGSPFGAFDDTMGGYRLLSPRLKYTYSPYEDQNDIPNFNTRIASINYEQLFSDSWFLGHDRLQDLHSITPGINYRYIDATGVTRFDGSIAEQFYIDNGRVTLDDQQPVFTSSSSGMVWDTSTQPYNNFWVDVSGALTNDYDLNYITTELRYQPSDNSLFNVGFVKRQRDENTDQLPLSAFTASAVFPINNSWRILAQGQYDYNRDKVLDSLVGVDYEDCCFGFAVYGRRYYNDLNVKDKPTQAIMAEIRLNGLGSGSSRLTRLLSDKILGFEPVQTAWKD from the coding sequence TTGTTATATTCTCCGCTTTACCAAAGCATCCGTTTGATCTTATTTGGTGCCTTAGGCTTGTCCAGCCTAACCGTTAGTGCTGCGCCCAGCAATGCTGACACACAGCAAACTGAGTCGCTAATCACTGACAGTAGCACCCACTATATCTCTGATGTTACACCTGATGCCAATCGCAGTAGCGTCCAAAAAGACAGCGACTATAATGATATCCGCTATCAAAATAGCAATAATCAAAAGACTGACTTTCAGCGTAATGCGTCTCAAAAGGCTGCTACTGATAACAATGCGTCAGACAGTAGTTTTGACAATACTTTTAATGAAAGCACCTTTAGTGAAAACACCTTCAACGACAGCATCTCTAATGAGAATGCTATTAATGAAAGTCCCTTAGACAACCGCCCTCTAGAAATTACCGCCATTAATGAGAGTGATGATCAAGGTTTTGTACCAGCAGCAGATACGATTTCGACCACTCAAAACAATAGCACTGCTCAGCTTACTGAAACCACTGCACCTAAAGCCGCACAGAAGACTGGTAAAGTTGATGTGAGTGATGAAAGTATTCAAGATAGTCTGCTGCGTTTAGCAGAGTTTTATGAGCTGACACCTGATACAGATGCCTCAACGTTAAACAATAGTGATAATGCTAACCAAGATATCATTCAAAACGAGCTAACACCTACCCCGCAAACCATTCCAAAAGTGGGTAAAAACTTACAGTTATTACCGAATGCCGTAGATAGCGCCCAACGCTGCGAAGGTCAATGGGTTTATCCAAAGAGCAACCCCAACTATCAACGCGCGGTCAATGAGGCGGGAGCAACCAATGGACAGCCTGCGCCAAACTTAAATGGTCTCCCGAATAATCAAGCGCCGCTGTTTTCAGAATCAGATTATGGTTATTACGACAATGTCGACTATGCAGAGCTGTCGGGCAATGTCATCATCAATCAGGGTACCCAGCAGATAGAAGCAGAAAAAGTCTTGTTAGATTTGAGCAATGGCGTAGCCGCCGCTCAAGGTAAAGTCATGTTTACTGACCAAGCGACAGGTCAGCAAGTATCACGCAACAACGCACTAGATAGCAATGCGCCAAACCGCTCATCGAATAATTCCCAAGCCAATTTCACTGAAAAAGCATCAAAAGGCGGGCTTATTGGGGTCGCCGATAGCTTAAATTATAATACTGAAACTGGACAGTCGACAGCCAATGATGTGGCTTTTGCTAGTGTAGAACTGCAAGCTCATGGTTATGCCAAGCGCTTGAACAGACCGAATGACAGTCAATATGAGCTAGATGATGTCATGTTTAGTACCTGTCCACCAACCAATCGTAAATGGCAGTTTGATGCCAAAAGCATTGATTTGGATACCGATACAGGTCGCGGCGAAGCCTATAATACTACTTTCCGTATCGCTGATGTGCCTGTGTTCTATTTGCCTTACTTCAACTTTCCGATTGATAATCGTCGCACCAGTGGTTTTTTATTGCCGAATGCCAGTATCAGTAGTGAAAGCGGTCTTGAGGTTGATATACCCTACTATTTCAATTTGGCACCCAATTATGATGCCACGCTCAATACCCATATTTATACCGATCGTAATCCTATGGTGTCAGGCGAGTTTCGCTATCTGACCGAAAGTTACGGCGAAGGTATTTTTAATGGTTCATATTTGCCTAATGACAAAGAGTACAATGACGAAGACCGCTCTAGCTTCTTTTATGATCATTATTGGTCATCTAAGAGCATTCCACGCTTAAGCGGTGATGCAAAATACAGCTATGTGTCAGATTCAGACTACCTCAATGATTTTGACACACTGGGTCTATCAGACAGCACCATAAACTTACCACGCCGTGCGCGTGTCAATTATTATAATGACTATGTTGATGGTGAATTGAAGGTAGAAACCTTTCAAACTCTAGACGCTTTTACCAGTAATGGTAAACCCTTAGAAGACAAAGATAAACCTTATTCAAGATTGCCGCAGCTCAAGCTCGATTATCGACTGCCTTGGGCGAAGAGCTTCGATATCACTGGTGTACACGATTCCGCTTATTTCAAAAAATCCATCGACGATGGCTCTGAGAATGAAAAAAGTGGCGGGCGAATTTATAATAAACTCAGCGCCGTTTATCCAATGGAAAAATCTTGGGGTTATATCAAGCCCAAACTGAGCTTACAACATCTCTATACCTCTTATGATGAGGATAGCTTAGCCGACAACCAGTTGAGTGATAAAGACGGTAGCCAGTCGGTATTTGTACCGCAAGCCAGTATTGATGCAGGTCTGAATTTCTATCAAGCAGGCTCGCCTTTTGGCGCATTCGACGATACCATGGGTGGCTATCGCTTGCTAAGCCCGCGATTGAAATACACCTACTCGCCATATGAAGACCAAAACGATATTCCGAACTTTAATACGCGTATTGCCTCTATTAACTATGAACAGCTGTTTTCTGACAGTTGGTTCTTAGGGCATGACCGCTTGCAAGATTTGCATTCAATTACTCCTGGTATCAATTATCGTTACATCGACGCAACGGGTGTGACACGTTTTGATGGTAGCATTGCAGAGCAGTTTTATATCGATAATGGACGTGTTACGCTTGATGATCAGCAACCTGTCTTCACCTCTTCATCTTCAGGGATGGTTTGGGATACCAGCACGCAGCCTTACAACAACTTTTGGGTTGATGTTAGTGGCGCACTGACCAATGATTATGATTTAAATTATATTACGACTGAGCTGCGTTATCAGCCGTCTGACAACAGCTTGTTTAATGTTGGATTTGTCAAACGTCAACGTGATGAAAACACCGATCAGCTGCCACTCTCTGCTTTTACCGCATCGGCTGTCTTTCCAATCAATAACAGCTGGCGAATCTTGGCTCAAGGTCAATACGATTACAATCGTGATAAAGTTCTTGATTCGTTGGTCGGCGTTGATTACGAAGATTGCTGCTTTGGTTTTGCAGTTTATGGTCGTCGTTACTATAATGACTTAAATGTCAAAGACAAACCAACGCAAGCTATTATGGCAGAGATTAGATTGAATGGTTTGGGTAGTGGTAGCAGCCGCCTGACTCGCTTACTCTCTGATAAAATCTTGGGCTTTGAACCTGTCCAGACTGCTTGGAAAGATTAA
- a CDS encoding nucleotidyltransferase family protein — MSEIDRAMITQAMILAAGKGTRLRPLTLDTPKPLVEVGGQPLIVWHIKALQAAGITDITINASWLADKLMDTLGDGSQYGVKLHWSVENDEPLETAGGIFRALQTGKLRDEPFILVNSDVWTTYDFAQLRDYKLGADQRAHLLLIDNPEHNNGGDFAINNGLASEQPIGDADKYTFAGISVMSPRLVDGLVSGQPAALAPLLKQAMIKFQITAEIISDNWIDVGTPERLAQVNEFIKSNGVDHHQGA; from the coding sequence ATGTCTGAGATTGACCGAGCAATGATTACCCAAGCAATGATTTTGGCTGCTGGTAAGGGCACGCGTCTGCGTCCGTTAACACTGGATACGCCCAAACCTCTGGTAGAGGTGGGTGGGCAACCGCTTATCGTCTGGCACATTAAAGCGCTACAAGCGGCTGGTATCACTGATATCACCATTAATGCGTCATGGCTGGCTGATAAGCTGATGGATACACTGGGTGATGGCAGTCAATACGGTGTTAAATTACATTGGTCAGTAGAGAATGATGAGCCTCTAGAGACCGCAGGTGGTATTTTTCGAGCGTTACAAACTGGCAAGCTGCGCGATGAGCCATTTATCTTAGTGAACTCAGATGTATGGACGACCTATGATTTTGCGCAGTTGCGAGATTATAAGCTTGGCGCTGATCAGCGCGCACATCTGTTATTGATTGACAATCCAGAGCATAATAACGGCGGTGATTTTGCCATCAATAATGGTTTAGCCAGCGAGCAGCCGATTGGTGATGCAGACAAATACACCTTTGCTGGCATTAGTGTGATGTCACCACGATTGGTCGATGGGTTGGTATCAGGTCAGCCAGCGGCGTTGGCACCATTGCTCAAGCAAGCGATGATAAAGTTCCAAATCACGGCTGAAATCATTTCTGATAATTGGATAGATGTGGGCACGCCTGAACGCTTGGCGCAGGTAAACGAATTTATCAAAAGTAACGGTGTTGATCACCATCAAGGCGCTTAG
- a CDS encoding heme-binding protein translates to MKKATYLLLSGSLLTSGAAMATEEPNYTVLSQMDDFELRRYDKQLVAQTLVSGDQDSASREGFKVLADYIFGNNTAPTGGSSKISMTAPVTMQPNNKKSDSESQKIAMTAPVSMQQDNGKWRVQFTMPSQYTMQTLPKPNNLNITITEVPAQTYGVIKFSGLAGSKKVATKTEELQSWMQTQNLTITGEPELARYNPPWTLPFLRRNEVMIAYKPK, encoded by the coding sequence ATGAAAAAGGCAACCTACTTATTATTAAGTGGTTCATTATTAACCTCAGGAGCAGCTATGGCGACCGAAGAGCCGAATTATACAGTGTTGTCGCAAATGGATGACTTTGAGCTGCGTCGTTACGATAAGCAGCTAGTGGCACAAACGTTGGTAAGTGGTGACCAAGACTCAGCGAGTCGCGAAGGGTTTAAAGTGTTAGCCGACTATATATTTGGCAATAATACAGCGCCAACTGGCGGCAGTAGTAAAATTAGCATGACTGCGCCCGTTACAATGCAGCCTAATAACAAAAAGAGTGATAGCGAATCACAGAAAATTGCGATGACAGCACCAGTAAGCATGCAGCAAGACAATGGTAAGTGGCGTGTACAATTTACTATGCCCAGTCAATACACGATGCAAACACTGCCAAAGCCTAATAATCTAAACATCACGATTACCGAGGTGCCAGCACAGACGTACGGTGTGATTAAGTTTTCAGGGTTGGCAGGCAGTAAAAAAGTAGCGACTAAAACGGAAGAGCTACAATCTTGGATGCAAACCCAAAATTTGACTATAACGGGCGAGCCTGAACTGGCACGTTATAATCCGCCTTGGACGCTGCCTTTTTTGCGCCGTAATGAAGTGATGATTGCTTACAAGCCAAAGTAA
- a CDS encoding endonuclease/exonuclease/phosphatase family protein: MDLSLLYYSIQWLAGFIAFVTIWGWIPLDNWWVRGVEFPRIQIMVLGVIAWIGMLIFWSEWQLGQWLLFTVLSITLAFQLRMVLPYTKLWKKEVQKAKDKPEGQAHQLKIMVSNVLTPNDDTQKLVDLVKQRQPDILITLESDEKWEKALHQIEADYPYTVKVPLDNLYGMHLYSKLELIDPEVKYLMIDDIPSIHAQLRLQSGRVIWLYCLHPMPPSPTEADKSTTRDAELLMVGKHIKENKQTAILAGDLNDVAWSKTTRRFQRISGLLDPRIGRHFINTFHVSYPFLRWALDHIFHSACFTVVDIRRMPSIGSDHFPVMTTLQYEPEEESNQAQNAPTAEAEDIKETDNKIVEGKKEGEKVSKEHAEEQRS; this comes from the coding sequence ATGGATCTCTCACTATTATATTACAGCATACAGTGGCTAGCAGGGTTCATCGCATTTGTGACGATTTGGGGCTGGATACCACTGGATAATTGGTGGGTGCGCGGTGTTGAATTTCCGCGTATTCAGATCATGGTGTTGGGTGTCATCGCTTGGATTGGTATGCTGATTTTTTGGTCAGAGTGGCAGCTGGGACAGTGGCTGTTATTTACCGTCTTAAGCATTACGTTAGCCTTTCAGCTTAGGATGGTATTGCCTTATACCAAGCTATGGAAAAAAGAAGTTCAAAAGGCAAAAGACAAGCCAGAAGGGCAGGCGCATCAACTAAAAATAATGGTATCAAATGTATTAACGCCCAATGATGACACCCAAAAATTGGTGGATTTGGTGAAGCAAAGACAGCCTGATATTTTAATTACGCTAGAGAGTGATGAAAAATGGGAAAAAGCGCTGCATCAAATCGAGGCTGATTATCCTTACACCGTAAAAGTGCCACTAGACAATCTGTATGGGATGCATCTTTATTCTAAGCTTGAGTTGATTGATCCTGAAGTTAAGTACTTGATGATTGATGACATACCTTCTATTCATGCCCAACTGCGCCTGCAAAGTGGTCGCGTGATTTGGTTGTATTGCTTGCATCCCATGCCGCCGAGTCCGACGGAAGCGGATAAGTCTACTACCCGCGATGCTGAGCTATTGATGGTTGGCAAGCACATCAAAGAAAACAAGCAAACGGCGATATTGGCAGGCGACCTCAATGATGTAGCATGGTCAAAGACCACGCGACGCTTTCAACGTATCTCAGGATTGTTGGATCCGCGTATTGGTCGACATTTTATCAATACGTTTCATGTCAGCTATCCATTTTTACGTTGGGCGCTGGATCATATTTTCCATAGTGCTTGCTTTACGGTGGTAGATATTCGGCGTATGCCGTCGATAGGTTCGGATCACTTTCCTGTTATGACGACTTTACAATACGAACCAGAAGAGGAGAGCAATCAAGCGCAAAATGCCCCTACTGCAGAAGCGGAAGATATAAAAGAGACTGATAATAAAATAGTAGAAGGTAAAAAAGAAGGTGAAAAAGTCTCAAAGGAACATGCAGAAGAGCAGAGAAGTTAG
- the asd gene encoding aspartate-semialdehyde dehydrogenase — MSNLTVGLVGWRGMVGSVLIQRMTEEKDFDGITPVFFSTSNAGGDAPSLDGIHTGQLKDAHDIDALAACDVIITCQGGDYTSQVHQPLRDSGWNGYWIDAASTLRMEDDSIIILDPVNRAVIDSALANGKKDFIGGNCTVSLMLMAIGELFNKGWVEWVSAMTYQAASGSGANNMRELIAGMGVLHDAVKDELADPASAILEIDKKIAQTQRSDDFPKQYFGVPLAGSLIPYIDVQLENKQSKEEWKGGVETNKILGNAEADKIAIDGMCVRVGAMRCHAQGLTIKLKKDIPLEEIEAALKNSGNEWLDLVEDDKEATMNRLTPVAVTGTLTVALGRLRKLNMGPEYLGAFTVGDQLLWGAAEPLRRMLNIIREQKD; from the coding sequence ATGAGTAATTTAACAGTAGGCTTGGTAGGCTGGCGCGGCATGGTCGGTTCAGTATTAATACAACGTATGACTGAGGAAAAAGACTTTGACGGTATTACACCCGTGTTTTTCTCAACCAGCAACGCAGGTGGTGATGCCCCAAGCCTTGATGGTATTCATACCGGCCAATTAAAAGATGCTCATGATATTGACGCGCTAGCAGCTTGTGATGTCATCATTACCTGCCAAGGCGGCGACTATACCTCGCAAGTCCATCAACCACTACGTGATAGTGGCTGGAATGGCTACTGGATTGATGCGGCAAGCACCTTGCGAATGGAAGATGACAGCATCATCATTCTCGATCCAGTCAATCGCGCCGTTATTGACAGCGCCCTAGCCAATGGCAAAAAAGACTTTATCGGTGGTAACTGTACCGTGTCATTGATGCTCATGGCGATTGGTGAGCTGTTTAATAAAGGCTGGGTAGAATGGGTCAGCGCCATGACTTATCAGGCTGCTAGTGGTTCTGGTGCTAACAACATGCGCGAATTAATCGCTGGCATGGGCGTGCTACACGATGCGGTCAAAGACGAATTGGCTGATCCTGCCAGCGCCATCCTTGAGATTGATAAAAAAATCGCTCAGACTCAGCGCTCAGATGATTTTCCTAAGCAATACTTTGGTGTGCCACTAGCAGGTAGCTTGATCCCCTATATCGATGTTCAGTTAGAAAACAAGCAATCCAAGGAAGAATGGAAAGGCGGCGTCGAAACCAATAAAATCCTTGGTAACGCAGAAGCTGATAAGATTGCTATCGATGGCATGTGTGTCCGCGTTGGCGCGATGCGCTGTCATGCGCAAGGCCTTACCATCAAGCTCAAAAAAGACATTCCGCTAGAAGAAATCGAAGCAGCACTTAAAAACAGCGGCAATGAGTGGTTGGACTTGGTCGAAGACGACAAAGAAGCGACTATGAACCGTTTAACGCCAGTAGCCGTGACTGGTACATTGACAGTTGCACTAGGTCGCTTGCGTAAGCTCAATATGGGCCCTGAGTATCTAGGCGCATTTACCGTTGGTGATCAACTATTATGGGGCGCAGCCGAGCCGCTACGTCGTATGCTGAATATCATCCGTGAGCAAAAAGACTAA